A stretch of the Lolium perenne isolate Kyuss_39 chromosome 3, Kyuss_2.0, whole genome shotgun sequence genome encodes the following:
- the LOC127345232 gene encoding BTB/POZ and MATH domain-containing protein 2-like, producing the protein MSSFTGVSVVTGREQCTTSAVDADTDSRYHLLVVKNYSRTVQEMPNGVGIRAGPFMVGGRKWRIGYYPNGVNQSRVGYISLDVFLGDEEDEIEEVVKVKFQFSFVGQVEKQEPKYIRSTQTCSFSSKHRRWGNTKFVKRDALEQSTHLKADCFTIRCDIMVCNDFNNQDARVTLPDIGQQFKILLQDKVGCDVTFEVSGEMFPAHRCVLAARSKVFRAQLFGPMIEGITSSAIQIKDMEAKVFVALLSFIYSDSFPEMEDKAQAVEVEEEEAVEYEIPEVEEEGQEEEAREHVTWLQWLQDLFVAADRYDIQQLKSLCEKQLSENIGVSSVASTLALAEQHHCRRLKDACLNFIQVQSPKCLGKVMVTDGWKHISTTYPSVLDELIVKLASNQKEKKRKHNSMFCKT; encoded by the coding sequence ATGTCGTCGTTCACCGGTGTATCTGTCGTCACCGGCAGAGAGCAGTGCACCACGTCAGCCGTTGACGCCGACACGGACAGCAGGTATCACCTGCTTGTGGTAAAAAACTACTCTCGTACCGTACAAGAGATGCCTAACGGCGTGGGCATCAGGGCTGGGCCCTTCATGGTAGGAGGTCGTAAATGGCGCATCGGGTACTACCCCAACGGTGTCAACCAGAGTCGTGTTGGATACATTTCTCTCGATGTTTTCCTTGGCGATGAGGAAGACGAAATTGAAGAGGTTGTGAAGGTGAAGTTCCAGTTTAGCTTTGTTGGCCAGGTTGAGAAGCAGGAGCCAAAGTATATTCGTTCGACCCAAACATGCAGCTTCTCCAGCAAACATCGTCGTTGGGGCAACACAAAGTTTGTGAAAAGAGATGCTCTTGAACAATCAACACATCTAAAGGCAGATTGTTTCACCATCCGGTGTGACATCATGGTTTGCAATGAtttcaacaaccaggatgccagGGTCACCCTGCCTGACATTGGCCAGCAATTTAAAATTCTACTTCAAGATAAGGTGGGTTGTGATGTCACATTTGAGGTCAGCGGTGAGATGTTCCCTGCACACCGGTGCGTGCTTGCAGCCCGATCTAAAGTTTTCAGGGCTCAACTCTTTGGTCCCATGATAGAGGGTATAACGTCCAGTGCCATACAGATCAAAGACATGGAAGCAAAAGTGTTTGTGGCTTTGCTAAGCTTCATCTACTCAGACTCATTTCCTGAGATGGAGGACAAAGCACAAGCTGTGGAAGTAGAAGAAGAGGAAGCAGTAGAGTATGAAATCCCAGAAGTTgaggaagaaggacaagaagaggAAGCAAGAGAGCATGTAACGTGGCTGCAATGGCTGCAAGATTTGTTTGTAGCGGCAGACAGATATGATATCCAACAGCTCAAGTCTTTATGTGAGAAGCAGTTATCTGAGAACATAGGTGTGAGCTCCGTGGCGTCCACTCTGGCTCTAGCTGAGCAACACCACTGCCGCAGATTGAAGGATGCGTGTTTGAATTTTATTCAAGTTCAGTCTCCCAAGTGTTTGGGTAAAGTAATGGTGACTGATGGCTGGAAGCATATAAGTACAACCTATCCCTCTGTTTTGGATGAGCTCATTGTCAAGCTTGCGTCAAatcagaaggagaagaagaggaagCACAATAGTATGTTTTGCAAGACCTGA
- the LOC127345231 gene encoding beta-galactosidase 3 codes for MAAPAAGRLLPLLLLFLLALLLVDDDAAAASSVTYDNRSLIIDGRRRLLISTSIHYPRSVPAMWPKLVAEAKEGGADCIETYVFWNGHESAPGQYYFEDRFDLVQFARVVKDAGLYLMLRIGPFVAAEWNFGGLPVWLHYIPGTVFRTNNEPFKSHMQSFTTKIVDMMKNEQFFASQGGHIILAQIENEYGGDEQAYGAGGKAYAMWAASMALAQNTGVPWTMCQQSDAPDPVINTCNSFYCDQFEPNSPTKPKIWTENWPGWFQNFGESNPHRPPEDVAFSVARFFGKGGSVQNYYVYHGGTNFGRTTGGPFITTSYDYDAPIDEYGLRRLPKWAHLKELHKSIKLCEHSLLYGNSTLLSLGPQQEADVYTDHSGGCAAFLANIDSENDKVVTFRDIQYDLPAWSVSILPDCKNVVFNTAKVRSQTLMMDMVPETLQASQPDPWSIFTETIGTWDKKDFIQNGFADHINTTKDSTDYLWYTTSFDVNISYPASGNHPVLNIDSKGHGVHAFLNNVLIGSAYGNGSQSSFSVHMPINLKTGKNDIALLSMTVGLHNAGIYYEWIGAGLTSVNISGIKNGTIDLSSNNWAYKIGLEGEHYSLFKPDQANNQRWRPQSEPPKDQPLTWYKVNVEVPQGDDPVGLDMLSMGKGLAWLNGNAIGRYWLRTSSTDDRCNSSCNYRGTFSPDKCRSGCGKPTQRWYHVPRSWFHPSGNTLVVFEEQGGDPTKITFSRRVATSICSFVSENYPSVDLESWDRSVSDDARVAAKVQLSCPKGQKISSIKFASFGDPSGTCRSYQQGSCHHPSSLSVVEKACLNINSCTVSLSKEGFGEDICPGVTKTLAVEADCS; via the exons ATGGCCGCCCCCGCCGCCGGCCGGTTGCTCCCCTTGCTGCTGCTGTTTCTGCTTGCGCTGCTCCTCGTCGATGACGACGCAGCCGCCGCTTCCAGTGTGACGTACGACAACCGCTCCCTCATCATCgacggccgccgccgcctcctcatcTCCACCTCCATCCACTACCCGCGCAGCGTTCCTGCG ATGTGGCCCAAGCTGGTGGCGGAAGCCAAGGAAGGCGGCGCCGACTGCATCGAGACCTACGTCTTCTGGAACGGCCACGAGAGCGCCCCCGGCCAG TACTACTTCGAGGACCGCTTCGATCTGGTGCAGTTCGCGAGGGTTGTCAAGGACGCCGGCCTCTACCTCATGCTGCGCATCGGCCCCTTCGTCGCCGCCGAGTGGAACTTCGG GGGCTTGCCGGTGTGGCTGCATTACATACCTGGAACGGTGTTCCGCACCAACAATGAGCCGTTCAAG TCTCACAtgcagagcttcaccacgaaaatcgtggacatgatgaagaatgagcaGTTCTTTGCTTCGCAGGGCGGGCACATCATCCTAGCTCAG ATTGAAAATGAGTATGGAGGTGATGAACAAGCGTACGGGGCCGGTGGCAAGGCATACGCGATGTGGGCAGCTAGTATGGCTCTGGCTCAGAACACTGGTGTCCCTTGGACCATGTGCCAGCAGTCTGATGCTCCTGATCCTGTG ATAAACACCTGCAACTCATTCTACTGCGATCAGTTCGAGCCAAATTCTCCAACCAAGCCAAAAATTTGGACCGAGAATTGGCCAGGATG GTTCCAGAATTTTGGTGAAAGTAATCCCCACAGACCCCCTGAGGATGTTGCATTTTCTGTTGCACGTTTTTTCGGGAAAGGTGGCAGCGTCCAGAATTACTATGTG TACCATGGTGGAACAAACTTTGGTCGCACTACTGGAGGACCGTTCATTACAACTAGCTATGACTATGATGCACCAATTGATGAATATG GCCTTAGGAGACTTCCAAAATGGGCACATCTGAAGGAGCTTCACAAATCTATAAAATTGTGCGAACACTCTCTGCTTTATGGAAACTCAACATTACTTTCTCTTGGCCCTCAACAAGAG GCTGACGTTTACACTGATCACTCAGGAGGATGTGCTGCATTCCTAGCTAACATCGACTCGGAAAATGACAAAGTTGTCACTTTTAGGGACATACAATATGATCTTCCTGCTTGGTCAGTTAGTATCCTACCTGACTGCAAGAATGTGGTTTTCAATACTGCAAAG GTTCGGTCTCAAACTTTGATGATGGACATGGTTCCGGAAACTCTGCAAGCATCACAACCTGATCCATGGAGCATTTTTACAGAAACGATTGGGACTTGGGATAAAAAGGACTTCATACAAAATGGATTTGCAGACCATATTAATACAACGAAAGACTCTACTGACTACCTGTGGTATACAACAAG TTTTGATGTGAACATAAGTTACCCTGCAAGTGGGAACCATCCAGTTCTTAATATTGACTCCAAAGGCCATGGTGTACACGCATTCCTGAATAATGTGCTTATAG GTAGTGCATATGGTAATGGCTCACAATCAAGTTTCAGTGTGCATATGCCCATTAATTTGAAGACTGGGAAGAATGACATTGCACTACTGAGTATGACTGTTGGATTGCAT AATGCAGGAATCTATTATGAATGGATAGGAGCTGGCCTTACAAGTGTTAACATCTCTGGAATAAAAAATGGAACCATAGATTTGTCTTCAAATAATTGGGCATACAAG ATTGGGTTGGAAGGTGAACATTACAGTTTGTTCAAACCTGATCAGGCCAATAACCAAAGGTGGCGGCCACAATCTGAGCCACCAAAAGATCAGCCTTTGACATGGTACAAG GTAAATGTTGAAGTTCCACAAGGAGATGACCCAGTTGGGTTAGACATGCTGTCTATGGGGAAAGGCCTGGCTTGGTTGAATGGAAATGCCATAGGGAGGTATTGGCTCCGGACTAGTTCTACTGATGACAGGTGCAATTCAAGCTGTAACTACAGAGGGACATTTTCTCCAGACAAGTGCAGATCTGGGTGTGGGAAGCCAACTCAAAGATG GTACCATGTCCCAAGGTCATGGTTTCACCCATCAGGGAACACCCTTGTGGTTTTTGAGGagcagggtggggatcccacgaagATTACATTTTCAAGAAGAGTCGCGACAAGCATTTGTTCCTTTGTGTCAGAGAACTATCCTTCCGTTGATCTGGAGTCCTGGGATAGAAGTGTCTCAGATGATGCCAGAGTAGCAGCAAAAGTACAATTGTCTTGCCCCAAGGGCCAAAAAATCTCTTCCATTAAGTTTGCAAGCTTTGGAGACCCCAGTGGAACATGCAGATCCTACCAACAAGGAAGCTGCCACCATCCAAGCTCTCTATCTGTCGTTGAGAAG GCCTGTCTGAACATCAATAGCTGTACAGTTTCACTGTCAAAGGAGGGATTCGGAGAAGATATATGCCCTGGCGTCACCAAAACACTTGCCGTTGAAGCAGACTGTTCGTAG